A genomic window from Oceanobacillus timonensis includes:
- a CDS encoding PLP-dependent aminotransferase family protein, with product MNFNLDRSAKTPLYKQIATYIENGISTGEFSPDVPLPSERHLAKELQVNRSTVVAAYDELQSLGIVERRKGSGTHISTDIWGISDKRIPNWGRYVEDGSFLPNLPLVQKIRTETQNNEMINMASGELAADLFPAEQFHSIFKESPFNEYLGYDHPLGNVDLRETISKHLAAYKGISIDAASILITSGAQQALHLIVQCLLKPGDAVAIEDPSYAYSLPLFKSAGLRTFLLKSDKNGVQPEEIVELHKKHRIRMVFINPDFQNPTGVQMPLNRRKRILEISSDYGIPVVEDDPYSITAFDGNVASSLKRMDTNGNVLYISSLSKIVASGLRIGWVLGPEKVIQRLADAKQQIDFGHSIFPQWVANTFIGSQQFDEHINKVRQQLEERRKQLSKALTHFLGDKVAFIEPNGGIHLWCKLNEPVDEFQLLDESLKRGFAFVPGSIFGESKGFVRFTYGRSTNADIWEGISRFAKALQYLLGINNSSYHR from the coding sequence ATGAATTTTAATTTGGATCGTTCAGCCAAAACACCGCTGTACAAACAAATCGCAACATATATTGAAAATGGAATTTCTACAGGAGAATTTTCACCGGACGTCCCGTTGCCATCAGAACGTCATTTAGCAAAAGAGCTCCAAGTTAATCGCAGTACGGTAGTTGCTGCTTATGATGAGCTTCAATCGCTAGGAATCGTTGAAAGACGAAAAGGCAGCGGAACACATATTAGCACGGATATTTGGGGAATATCGGACAAGCGAATACCTAATTGGGGAAGGTATGTAGAAGATGGTTCGTTTCTTCCTAATTTACCGTTAGTCCAAAAAATACGAACAGAAACGCAAAATAATGAAATGATCAATATGGCGAGCGGGGAATTAGCTGCTGATTTATTTCCTGCAGAGCAGTTTCATTCTATTTTTAAAGAGTCTCCTTTTAATGAATATCTGGGTTATGATCATCCGCTTGGGAATGTTGATTTAAGAGAAACCATTTCCAAGCATCTTGCTGCCTATAAAGGTATTTCTATAGATGCAGCATCTATCCTGATTACTTCCGGCGCGCAGCAGGCACTTCATCTTATTGTTCAATGTTTACTGAAGCCGGGAGACGCAGTAGCGATAGAGGACCCGTCGTATGCTTATTCTTTACCTTTATTTAAGTCAGCCGGTTTACGTACCTTTTTATTAAAAAGCGATAAAAACGGGGTGCAACCTGAAGAAATTGTCGAATTGCATAAAAAACACCGCATTCGGATGGTTTTTATCAATCCTGATTTTCAAAATCCAACTGGTGTACAAATGCCTTTAAACAGACGAAAAAGAATATTGGAGATTTCATCTGACTATGGGATTCCGGTTGTAGAAGATGATCCGTACAGTATTACCGCGTTTGATGGAAATGTTGCTTCATCTTTAAAGCGAATGGATACGAACGGAAATGTATTATATATCAGCTCCTTATCTAAAATTGTTGCTTCTGGGCTGCGAATCGGCTGGGTTCTCGGACCGGAAAAAGTTATTCAACGTTTAGCTGATGCAAAACAGCAAATTGATTTTGGTCATAGTATTTTTCCGCAGTGGGTTGCCAATACATTTATTGGATCGCAGCAATTTGATGAGCATATAAATAAGGTCAGACAGCAGCTGGAAGAACGAAGGAAGCAGCTGTCAAAAGCGTTAACACACTTTTTAGGGGATAAAGTAGCATTTATCGAACCGAATGGCGGCATTCATTTATGGTGTAAGTTGAATGAACCCGTCGATGAATTTCAATTACTGGATGAATCGTTGAAAAGGGGATTTGCTTTTGTACCTGGTTCCATCTTTGGCGAGAGTAAAGGATTTGTTCGTTTCACTTATGGCAGAAGTACGAATGCCGATATCTGGGAAGGCATTTCTCGATTTGCAAAAGCTTTACAGTATTTGCTTGGCATAAATAACTCATCCTATCATCGCTAA